Proteins encoded within one genomic window of Mauremys mutica isolate MM-2020 ecotype Southern chromosome 11, ASM2049712v1, whole genome shotgun sequence:
- the LOC123343879 gene encoding cytochrome b-c1 complex subunit 2, mitochondrial, whose translation MKGIPTIARSLSKRFYSLSVAPKVKASATAEQGKLRLQPQDLEITKLPNGLVIASLENYSPASRIGVFIKAGSRYETTSNLGTSHLLRLASNLTTKGASSFKITRGIEAVGGNLSVTSTRENMIYSVECLRDYVDTVMEYLINVTTAPEFRSWEVTELQAQLKVDKAVAFQNPQVSVLENLHAAAYRNALANSLYCPDYAVGKITPEQLHQFVQNNFTSARMALVGLGVSHSELKQVGEQFLNIRSGAGSSGVKAQYRGGEIREQNGESLVHAAIVAEGVATGSAEANAFSALQHILGAGPLIKRGSNISSKLFQAIAKAASQPFDAAAFNVNYSDSGLFGIYTISQASDAGEVIKAALNQVKAIAQGSITDEDVTRAKNHLKATYLMLVETSDGLLDEIGSEALAFGIYTSPTAVIQNIDSIATADIVNAAKKFVDGKKSMAASGNLGNTPFVDEL comes from the exons ATGAAGGGGATCCCGACGATCGCTCGTTCCCTCTCG AAGAGGTTTTATTCTCTCAGCGTTGCTCCCAAAGTTAAAGCATCAGCAACTGCAGAGCAAGGAAAGTTACGTCTACAGCCACAGGATCTCGAG ATCACAAAATTACCAAATGGTTTAGTGATTGCATCTCTGGAAAACTATTCCCCTGCTTCAAGAATTGGTGTGTTCATTAAAGCAGGTAGCAGATATGAAACCACCAGCAATTTGGGAACCTCCCATTTGCTCCGTCTTGCATCAAACTTG ACTACTAAGGGAGCCTCTTCCTTCAAAATTACTCGTGGCATTGAAGCTGTTGGAGGTAACCTAAG TGTAACCTCCACAAGAGAAAACATGATTTATTCTGTTGAATGCCTACGTGACTATGT TGATACAGTAATGGAGTACCTAATCAATGTCACTACAGCTCCAGAATTCAGATCTTGGGAAGTAACAGAGCTTCAGGCACAACTGAAAGTTGATAAAGCAGTTGCCTTTCAAAATCCACAAGTTA gtgtTCTTGAAAACTTGCATGCTGCAGCTTATCGGAATGCTCTTGCTAACTCCTTGTACTGTCCGGATTATGCAGTTGGGAAAATTACACCGGAGCAG CTGCACCAGTTTGTACAGAACAACTTCACAAGTGCAAGAATGGCTCTAGTGGGACTAG GTGTAAGCCATTCTGAACTAAAACAAGTTGGAGAGCAATTTCTAAATATCAGGAGTGGGGCTGGTTCTTCTGGTGTTAAGGCCCAATATCGTGGAG gtGAAATCAGGGAACAGAATGGTGAAAGCCTTGTCCATGCTGCCATAGTAGCAGAAGGAGTTGCTACTGGAAGTGCAGAAGCAAATGCGTTCAGTGCCCTTCAGCATATTCTAGGTGCAGGGCCTCTTATTAAAAGGGGAAGCAATATTTCCAGCAAACTGTTCCAAGCTATCGCTAAGGCAGCTAGTCAACCATTTGAT GCTGCAGCATTTAATGTTAATTACTCTGATTCTGGACTCTTTGGGATTTATACTATATCCCAGGCTTCTGATGCTGGGGAG GTCATTAAGGCTGCTTTGAACCAGGTAAAGGCAATTGCTCAGGGCAGTATCACTGATGAAGATGTCACAAGGGCTAA AAATCATCTGAAAGCCACATACTTGATGTTAGTTGAGACCTcagatggattacttgatgaaaTCGGTTCCGAGGCATTGGCATTTGGTATATACACATCACCAACAGCTGTAATTCAAAACATTGACTCCATAGCCACTGCTGATATTGTGAAT GCTGCAAAGAAGTTTGTTGATGGGAAGAAATCAATGGCAGCTAGCGGGAACTTGGGAAATACCCCTTTTGTTGATGAGTTGTAG